From Topomyia yanbarensis strain Yona2022 chromosome 1, ASM3024719v1, whole genome shotgun sequence, one genomic window encodes:
- the LOC131677172 gene encoding exocyst complex component 2, with the protein MVNRPVVTGLSPKEGPPGTRVTIRGEFLGSKASDLVGLMICGCDCLLSAEWKSDQKIIARTGAAKGKGDIIVTTRNGGVGTSTVQFRAYYETIGPMKESAVWIEESPMQSLAWGRRSLAPTGYIQEDPLGLSIEGNDKKFPEDLRDIFPDGSGDLSQENFLPGWFLLENHHATSFDDLKAGLSYLRRRVESQKEGQLSFLKSNAGSVIDQLDTLMALRDRVTQDAKLHGKDQVKDLELAIKNSIGASHELFKDVLARKEKADATRAALSALSRHKFLFCLPNSVEKSAARNEFDIVVNDYARVKNLFGKTEVPIFRKVLEEVDLKILGIRQQLHGKIREMPQGVEQQKKLIKALISLEAQQAGTVGASKFSVEDPAWDAIESRVKYLEETFLKTYDQFTTKEASPGESKSRADPSVTPNRVQFCEEMTEIAASQFPDLWRLGQAYFTGELRAAGQPKPGNFKRMILTVIEQFCSYLKAALLPTNNQRSLLAGSMKGLPTWPPTSPSLNYLITWIPHCLRYVRVSYATLIRLDLPNEALDIVSKFIDELRLYCLSTILKKANEKVKKLHEKETWELTVPEFAGATGLPSKLEEILSEAIEDAQAICLTPEVREASLLEPQSDGQREMSKRIQEMLSTFCGVIETLALQRSDEDPQQAPMLSQLIGFPAALLQQHITGDKSWGSSITWEHRLLCCLSNCIYCNKVFFPKLGALFTKHSYPVPTIAIENSRSTVNVLFSSLLDMYVEHKSDPLVGTIEPSMYIGRFQWDQVSASEKLSPYAHECCDNLVSVYSEIFSISPVLLRPVLEPIVQTVAEELARLMSCVQKFNVNGALQAKVDIHVIRDAVRVYSNDTAKSFFAEALEAIPQVSDSEERILETVKQIKNNMRLQLMCLQVVDP; encoded by the exons ATGGTCAATCGTCCCGTGGTTACCGGACTTTCACCCAAGGAGGGTCCGCCCGGAACACGGGTCACTATCCGTGGAGAATTTCTCGGTTCCAAAGCGAGCGATTTAGTCG GTCTCATGATCTGCGGCTGCGATTGTCTGCTGTCGGCTGAGTGGAAATCCGACCAGAAAATCATCGCCCGAACGGGCGCAGCCAAGGGAAAGGGGGACATCATCGTTACCACTCGGAACGGAGGCGTGGGAACGTCCACGGTACAGTTCCGTGCCTACTACGAGACGATTGGTCCAATGAAAGAATCGGCCGTTTGGATCGAAGAATCACCGATGCAGTCGCTTGCTTGGGGCCGAAGATCCCTGGCTCCAACGGGCTACATTCAAGAGGACCCGTTGGGTCTCTCGATCGAGGGGAACGACAAAAAGTTTCCGGAAGATTTGCGGGATATTTTTCCGGACGGATCAGGTGATTTGTCGCAGGAGAATTTTCTTCCCGGCTGGTTTCTATTGGAGAACCATCACGCCACTTCATTTGACGATTTGAAGGCCGGTCTGTCCTATTTGCGTCGCCGGGTCGAAAGCCAAAAGGAGGGGCAGTTGTCTTTTTTGAAATCTAATGCCGGATCGGTTATCGACCAGCTGGATACACTGATGGCGCTGCGGGATCGCGTTACTCAGGATGCGAAACTGCACGGGAAGGATCAGGTGAAGGATCTGGAGCTGGCGATTAAAAATTCTATCGGAGCTTCCCACGAACTGTTCAAGGATGTTTTGGCCCGGAAGGAAAAGGCGGATGCAACTAGGGCTGCCCTGTCGGCATTGTCCCGGCacaagtttttgttttgtctgccTAATTCGGTGGAGAAAAGTGCCGCGCGGAATGAATTCGATATTGTGGTTAATGATTATGCCAGGGTGAAGAATCTGTTCGGAAAAACAGAGGTTCCC ATTTTCAGAAAAGTGTTGGAAGAGGTTGACCTTAAGATTCTGGGGATTCGGCAACAGTTGCACGGTAAAATCAGGGAGATGCCGCAGGGTGTGGAACAGCAAAAGAAGCTGATCAAAGCTCTTATCAGTCTGGAAGCGCAACAGGCAGGTACGGTTGGCGCTAGCAAGTTTTCGGTTGAGGATCCCGCCTGGGACGCCATTGAGTCACGCGTCAAATATCTGGAGGAAACTTTTTTGAAAACCTACGATCAATTCACCACCAAGGAGGCATCGCCCGGTGAATCGAAATCGCGTGCGGATCCGAGTGTTACTCCGAATCGAGTGCAGTTCTGCGAAGAGATGACTGAAATAGCAGCCAGTCAGTTTCCAGATCTCTGGCGTCTCGGCCAAGCTTATTTCACCGGGGAACTTCGAGCTGCCGGGCAACCGAAACCAGGAAACTTCAAGCGCATGATTCTCACCGTCATTGAACAGTTCTGTTCGTATCTGAAGGCGGCTCTGCTTCCGACCAACAACCAACGTTCGCTGCTGGCTGGCAGTATGAAGGGATTGCCTACCTGGCCACCGACCAGCCCGTCTCTGAACTATCTCATCACTTGGATTCCGCACTGTCTGCGCTACGTCCGAGTTTCCTATGCAACACTTATTCGATTGGATTTGCCCAACGAAGCGTTGGATATCGTGTCGAAATTTATCGACGAACTGCGGCTCTACTGTTTGTCTACCATTCTGAAGAAGGCCAacgaaaaggtgaaaaaattGCACGAGAAGGAAACCTGGGAACTCACGGTCCCGGAGTTTGCCGGTGCGACTGGATTG ccCTCCAAACTGGAGGAAATACTTTCCGAAGCAATCGAGGATGCGCAAGCTATTTGCCTAACACCAGAAGTACGTGAGGCATCTCTATTGGAACCACAATCGGACGGCCAACGGGAAATGTCGAAGCGCATCCAGGAAATGTTATCCACTTTCTGTGGGGTCATTGAAACTCTGGCCCTGCAGCGCTCGGACGAGGATCCGCAACAGGCGCCGATGCTATCTCAACTGATTGGTTTCCCTGCGGCGTTGCTACAGCAGCATATTACTGGTGATAAGAGCTGGGGTTCCAGCATTACCTGGGAGCACCGTTTGCTGTGCTGTCTATCCAACTGTATCTACTGCAACAAGGTCTTCTTTCCCAAACTTGGCGCGCTGTTCACTAAACACAGCTATCCCGTTCCAACGATCGCAATCGAGAATTCTCGTTCCACCGTCAACGTCCTGTTTAGTAGCTTGCTGGACATGTACGTCGAACACAAAAGCGACCCACTAGTAGGAACAATCGAACCGTCCATGTACATTGGGCGCTTCCAGTGGGATCAGGTGTCTGCATCGGAAAAGCTTAGTCCATATGCCCACGAGTGCTGTGACAATCTAGTCTCGGTATACTCGGAAATATTCTCGATCTCACCGGTACTGCTGCGGCCGGTGCTGGAACCGATTGTACAAACCGTAGCCGAAGAACTAGCTCGGCTGATGAGTTGCGTGCAGAAGTTCAACGTAAACGGAGCACTGCAGGCCAAGGTTGACATTCACGTGATTCGGGATGCCGTTCGAGTGTATAGCAACGATACAGCAAA ATCATTCTTTGCAGAAGCACTAGAAGCTATCCCACAGGTTAGTGATAGCGAAGAACG GATTCTTGAAACAGTGAAGCAAATCAAGAACAACATGCGCCTTCAGTTGATGTGTCTCCAGGTCGTGGATCCTTGA